Proteins from a single region of Sneathiella aquimaris:
- the coxB gene encoding cytochrome c oxidase subunit II, whose translation MAMVKKIVALFAAFAVSALTMGNAVAAQGQATPWQLGFQDAFSPVAHQMNDFHNLLLVIITAITLFVLLLLVYVVIRFNRKANPTPSKTSHNTLIEFVWTVVPILILIAIAVPSFKLLYYGDRVEKADMTIKAIGYQWYWGYEYVDEDNLAFEAVMLEEDELKEGQPRLLATDNTIVLPIDTNIRLLVTAEDVLHSWAMPAFGVKMDAVPGRLNETWMRIEKEGMYYGQCSELCGARHGFMPIMVKAVSKEDYKAWLVKAKEEFASAGGEALKIADASAVTQ comes from the coding sequence ATGGCTATGGTTAAAAAAATTGTCGCCCTATTTGCTGCTTTTGCAGTATCGGCGCTGACAATGGGGAACGCCGTTGCGGCCCAGGGACAGGCTACTCCATGGCAATTGGGATTTCAGGATGCATTCTCCCCAGTTGCTCACCAAATGAATGATTTTCACAATCTGCTATTGGTCATTATCACGGCCATTACGCTTTTTGTGCTTCTTCTTCTTGTCTATGTTGTTATTCGATTTAACCGGAAGGCCAATCCAACGCCTTCGAAAACATCGCACAACACATTGATTGAATTTGTCTGGACGGTAGTGCCGATCCTGATCCTTATCGCCATCGCGGTACCTTCTTTCAAACTTCTCTACTATGGAGATCGTGTCGAGAAAGCGGACATGACCATCAAAGCCATCGGTTACCAGTGGTATTGGGGTTATGAGTATGTCGACGAAGATAATCTTGCTTTTGAAGCTGTGATGCTTGAAGAAGACGAACTTAAAGAAGGTCAGCCACGGTTGTTGGCAACTGACAATACAATTGTTCTTCCGATCGATACAAATATTCGACTGCTGGTTACAGCGGAAGATGTTCTTCATTCTTGGGCGATGCCAGCATTTGGCGTCAAGATGGATGCCGTTCCGGGCCGTCTTAACGAGACTTGGATGCGGATTGAGAAAGAAGGCATGTATTACGGTCAGTGCTCTGAGTTGTGCGGTGCCCGCCATGGCTTCATGCCGATTATGGTGAAAGCTGTCAGCAAAGAAGACTACAAAGCTTGGCTTGTAAAAGCGAAAGAAGAATTCGCGAGCGCGGGTGGGGAGGCTTTGAAAATCGCCGACGCATCTGCTGTCACACAATAA
- a CDS encoding glutamate--cysteine ligase, which translates to MSGPAKGDVVEITGKAQLVEFAESGCKPKEAWRIGTEHEKFGFNLDTLEPLPYDGPSGIRAMLEGLQRFGWQPEYEGDNVIALTMKGYSVSLEPGGQLELSGEALETLHQTCTEVHTHLAQVREVGDEIGVGFLGLGFSPKWSLDETPMMPKGRYQIMKNYMPTRGQHGLDMMFRSCTVQVNLDYGSEADMIKKFRTSLALQPVATALFANSPFTQGKPNGHLSHRSFIWTDTDPDRTGMLPFVFEENFSFEQYVDYALDVPMYFVYRNGEYIDVSGQSFRDFMDGRLPGLPGEKPSLVDWDNHLTTIFPEVRMKRFLEMRGADGGPWRRLCALPAFWVGLLYDDDALNAAWDLVKNWTAEERQSLRDGVITTALQTKTPDGRTVRDLATDILDISSAGLKARKKLDSFGEDETHFLNALKTTVETGITPAEEMLALYHGAWNGSIDPVFKDYAY; encoded by the coding sequence ATGTCCGGACCTGCGAAAGGTGACGTGGTAGAGATCACCGGGAAAGCTCAATTGGTGGAGTTTGCAGAAAGTGGATGCAAACCAAAGGAAGCTTGGCGTATCGGCACTGAACACGAAAAATTTGGTTTCAATCTGGATACACTGGAACCACTCCCTTATGACGGGCCATCCGGTATCCGCGCTATGCTCGAAGGCTTGCAGCGTTTTGGATGGCAACCCGAATATGAAGGGGACAATGTTATCGCGCTGACGATGAAAGGCTACAGCGTTAGCCTTGAGCCCGGCGGTCAGCTGGAATTGTCTGGCGAAGCATTGGAAACACTTCATCAGACCTGTACAGAAGTGCATACACATCTGGCCCAGGTTCGTGAAGTTGGTGATGAAATTGGCGTGGGCTTTCTTGGGTTGGGTTTCAGCCCGAAATGGTCATTGGACGAGACACCAATGATGCCAAAGGGCCGATACCAGATCATGAAGAATTATATGCCGACCCGCGGACAGCATGGTCTGGACATGATGTTCCGATCTTGTACAGTTCAGGTTAATCTTGATTATGGATCCGAAGCTGACATGATCAAGAAGTTCAGAACCAGTTTGGCTCTGCAGCCTGTGGCAACTGCTTTGTTTGCAAATTCTCCTTTTACTCAAGGGAAGCCTAACGGACATTTAAGCCACCGAAGCTTTATCTGGACCGATACGGATCCTGATCGGACTGGTATGCTTCCCTTTGTGTTCGAAGAAAACTTTTCGTTTGAACAGTATGTGGATTATGCGCTGGATGTGCCGATGTACTTCGTCTATCGAAATGGCGAATATATTGACGTTTCGGGGCAGTCGTTCCGTGATTTCATGGATGGGCGCCTTCCCGGGTTGCCAGGCGAGAAGCCAAGTCTTGTGGACTGGGATAACCATTTAACAACGATCTTTCCGGAAGTCCGTATGAAACGATTCCTTGAAATGCGCGGCGCTGACGGTGGGCCATGGCGGCGTTTATGTGCCTTGCCTGCGTTCTGGGTGGGATTGCTGTATGATGATGATGCGCTAAACGCGGCTTGGGATCTGGTGAAAAACTGGACAGCGGAAGAACGTCAATCCCTGCGGGATGGCGTTATTACAACGGCTTTGCAGACGAAAACACCGGATGGCCGAACTGTTCGCGATCTTGCTACTGACATTCTGGATATCTCCTCAGCGGGACTGAAAGCCCGTAAAAAACTTGATAGTTTTGGAGAAGATGAAACCCATTTCCTGAACGCGCTGAAAACGACCGTTGAAACGGGTATTACGCCTGCAGAAGAAATGCTGGCCTTGTATCATGGGGCGTGGAACGGATCCATCGATCCCGTGTTCAAGGATTACGCTTACTAA
- a CDS encoding sulfite exporter TauE/SafE family protein — protein MEMMTDPIFYCVAVPAILLVGISKGGFAGSLGMLGVPLLALLISPVQAAAIILPILCLMDIFGIIAYRKKFHLKNLLYLLPGAFVGIGLGTLLFDQLNEDIVRIVIGSVAVLFTLNYWLNPLATQSVHQPSLARGSFWGGISGFTSFVAHAGGPPLQFYMLPQKIDKTLFVGTATWFFLAVNYVKLIPYAYLGQLSTQNLSTSLILFPLAPIGIWLGVKLHKMVPEQIFYKLAYFLLVVTGGKLLFDGLNGLLNFF, from the coding sequence ATGGAAATGATGACAGATCCGATTTTTTACTGTGTTGCAGTGCCTGCTATTCTGCTTGTGGGAATTTCCAAAGGCGGGTTTGCCGGATCACTGGGGATGCTGGGAGTTCCTTTGTTGGCGCTGCTTATTTCTCCGGTGCAGGCCGCGGCAATTATCCTACCGATCCTCTGTCTCATGGATATTTTTGGCATCATCGCCTATCGCAAAAAATTTCACCTGAAAAACCTCCTCTATCTGTTGCCCGGTGCTTTTGTTGGGATCGGTCTTGGGACGCTCCTTTTTGACCAGTTGAACGAAGATATTGTTCGAATTGTTATTGGCAGTGTCGCTGTTCTTTTTACGCTCAATTACTGGCTAAACCCGTTGGCGACGCAATCGGTTCATCAACCCAGCCTTGCCAGAGGCAGTTTTTGGGGCGGCATTTCCGGCTTTACAAGTTTTGTCGCCCACGCGGGCGGCCCGCCTTTACAATTTTACATGCTGCCGCAAAAAATCGATAAAACCCTGTTCGTTGGAACTGCGACATGGTTTTTTCTGGCCGTAAACTATGTAAAGCTGATCCCCTATGCATATCTTGGACAGCTTTCCACACAAAACCTGTCCACCTCATTGATCCTTTTCCCGCTAGCCCCTATCGGGATCTGGTTAGGGGTGAAACTGCATAAAATGGTCCCGGAACAGATTTTCTATAAACTGGCCTATTTTCTGTTGGTGGTGACCGGCGGAAAATTGTTATTCGATGGATTAAACGGCCTTTTGAATTTTTTCTAA
- a CDS encoding 3'(2'),5'-bisphosphate nucleotidase CysQ: MNSRYQTEQEELDKAVRQAGKIALSFFNSDLKSWEKNPGDPVSEADIAIDSFLKQHLLNSHPDYGWLSEETADDPARLNKSRVWIIDPIDGTRSFIAGKPEFTVCAALVEDGKPVCAAVFNPVTDEFFEATLGQGAFLNGEKLNCSDNRSLENTRLLASRKAFEWHNWLEDTPGADFEHLNSIAYRIVLVASQQYDASLSLSAKSDWDIAAADLILSEAGGLSTTTKGHHLVYNQKVPLHETVISSGQALHPELMNVLGDFVPKK; the protein is encoded by the coding sequence GTGAACAGTCGGTACCAAACTGAACAAGAGGAACTTGACAAGGCCGTTCGCCAAGCAGGAAAGATCGCGCTCAGCTTTTTTAACAGTGATTTAAAAAGCTGGGAGAAAAACCCGGGCGACCCGGTGAGCGAAGCCGATATCGCAATTGATTCCTTTTTGAAACAGCATCTTTTAAACAGCCACCCCGATTATGGCTGGCTGTCTGAAGAGACAGCTGATGATCCTGCTCGGTTGAACAAATCACGGGTCTGGATTATCGACCCGATTGATGGCACCCGTTCCTTCATCGCTGGCAAACCGGAATTTACGGTTTGCGCGGCCTTGGTCGAAGATGGAAAACCGGTCTGTGCTGCGGTCTTCAACCCGGTTACTGACGAATTCTTTGAAGCAACGCTCGGTCAAGGGGCCTTTTTAAATGGTGAAAAGCTGAACTGCAGTGACAACCGAAGTCTGGAAAACACCCGATTGCTCGCCAGCCGCAAAGCATTTGAATGGCATAACTGGCTCGAAGATACACCTGGTGCCGACTTTGAACATCTGAATTCCATTGCTTACCGGATTGTCCTTGTAGCATCTCAGCAATATGACGCATCCCTATCGCTCTCGGCTAAAAGCGATTGGGACATTGCCGCTGCGGATTTGATCCTGTCAGAGGCTGGGGGACTTTCCACAACGACCAAGGGCCACCACCTCGTTTACAATCAGAAAGTCCCATTGCATGAGACGGTTATTTCGTCCGGACAGGCACTGCACCCGGAACTGATGAATGTTCTTGGAGATTTTGTCCCCAAAAAGTAA
- the tldD gene encoding metalloprotease TldD yields the protein MTDIKTADNLFFTGTDMDRGSVEKIVSASLDGADDGELFLEYRQSEGFSFDDGRLKSASFDTTQGFGLRAVAGEATGFAHASELSERAIKAASDTVKAVSSGHSGNIAMPPAGSNSSLYADDNPLQNIPFDAKVKTLAEVDAYARAKDSRVVQVSASLAGSWQGVEIIRSGGERSGDIRPLVRLNVSVVVEQNGRRESGSHGMGGRTGYDFYLEEETWQSAVDEALRQAVVNLDAVDAPAGEMDVIVGPGWPGIILHEAVGHGLEGDFNRKKTSVFSDLMGKRVASKGVTVVDDGTIPDRRGSLTVDDEGTASSCTTLIEDGILVGYMQDRQNARLMGVEPTGNGRRESFAHLPMPRMTNTYMLGGDQDAGEILSSVKKGLYTVNFGGGQVDITSGKFVFSCTEAYLIEDGKLTAPVKGATLIGTGSEALKKVKAIGNDMALDSGIGTCGKAGQSVPVGVGQPTMLLGGLTVGGTAS from the coding sequence GTGACAGACATCAAAACTGCCGACAATTTATTCTTTACCGGTACCGATATGGATCGCGGTTCGGTCGAAAAAATCGTGTCGGCTTCTCTCGACGGGGCAGATGATGGGGAACTGTTTTTGGAATACCGACAGTCAGAGGGGTTCTCCTTTGACGACGGCCGGTTGAAAAGTGCCAGTTTTGATACAACACAAGGGTTTGGCCTGCGCGCTGTCGCCGGTGAAGCCACTGGTTTCGCCCACGCATCCGAGCTTAGTGAAAGAGCTATCAAAGCCGCCTCTGACACGGTGAAAGCCGTTTCCAGTGGTCATAGCGGCAATATAGCAATGCCCCCTGCAGGCTCCAACAGTTCCCTTTATGCAGACGATAACCCGCTGCAGAACATCCCCTTTGATGCAAAAGTAAAGACCCTTGCAGAGGTCGATGCTTATGCACGGGCAAAAGACAGCCGTGTGGTTCAGGTTTCGGCCTCTCTGGCGGGATCCTGGCAAGGCGTTGAGATTATTCGAAGCGGCGGCGAGCGAAGCGGAGATATCCGTCCCCTGGTGCGTTTGAATGTTTCTGTCGTTGTCGAACAGAATGGTCGCCGGGAAAGCGGCAGTCATGGTATGGGCGGACGCACAGGCTATGATTTTTATCTGGAAGAGGAAACCTGGCAATCGGCCGTTGATGAGGCGCTCAGGCAAGCGGTTGTTAATCTGGACGCAGTAGACGCGCCTGCAGGGGAGATGGATGTAATTGTGGGACCAGGCTGGCCAGGCATTATCCTGCATGAGGCCGTTGGTCACGGCCTTGAAGGGGATTTCAATCGCAAAAAGACGTCTGTCTTCTCTGATTTAATGGGCAAGCGGGTCGCCTCCAAAGGGGTGACAGTCGTTGATGATGGCACCATTCCAGACCGGCGGGGATCGTTGACGGTTGACGATGAAGGCACCGCCAGCAGCTGCACAACACTCATCGAAGACGGCATCCTTGTGGGATATATGCAGGACAGGCAGAACGCCCGCCTTATGGGTGTGGAACCGACCGGCAACGGCCGCCGGGAAAGCTTTGCCCATCTGCCAATGCCGCGCATGACAAATACATACATGCTTGGCGGAGATCAGGATGCCGGTGAAATTCTTTCCTCCGTCAAGAAGGGGCTCTACACTGTTAATTTTGGTGGCGGTCAGGTTGACATCACCTCTGGCAAGTTTGTGTTCTCCTGCACTGAGGCCTACCTGATTGAGGATGGAAAATTAACCGCCCCGGTTAAAGGAGCAACCCTCATCGGGACCGGCAGTGAAGCCCTTAAAAAGGTGAAAGCCATTGGGAATGACATGGCATTGGATAGCGGTATCGGCACATGCGGAAAAGCAGGGCAAAGTGTCCCTGTGGGTGTTGGTCAGCCTACAATGCTTCTGGGTGGCCTTACTGTCGGCGGCACTGCCAGCTAG
- the ubiA gene encoding 4-hydroxybenzoate octaprenyltransferase — protein MTEKHEDKIIADASKQNWVDAYAPEMVQPYLKLSRVDRPIGTWLLLFPCWWSVALATGQGQLPDAFLLVCFAIGAFVMRGAGCTLNDIADRNFDGMVERTRKRPIPSGQVSVRQAVIWLAVQCLVGLLVLLQFNLPAIIVGAASLVLVAIYPFAKRFTYWPQFFLGLAFNYGALLGWVGQTGSLSWTAVILYVGGISWTLGYDTIYAHQDKEDDILIGVKSTALKFGNQTTDWLFGFYLITLLSLTLCGWLNDLSVLFYIGIAGAGAHLLWQIRYLDIDNSDRCLMLFKSNKIFGAIVLFAIVAGNFQILD, from the coding sequence ATGACAGAAAAGCATGAAGACAAAATCATAGCGGACGCCAGCAAACAGAACTGGGTCGACGCCTATGCCCCCGAGATGGTTCAGCCCTATCTCAAGTTATCAAGAGTGGATCGGCCAATCGGGACTTGGCTTTTGCTCTTTCCCTGCTGGTGGTCTGTCGCACTCGCAACCGGGCAGGGCCAGCTTCCGGATGCTTTTCTGCTCGTCTGCTTTGCGATCGGTGCTTTTGTAATGCGCGGCGCCGGATGCACGCTCAATGACATCGCCGATCGAAATTTCGATGGCATGGTGGAACGAACCCGTAAAAGGCCCATTCCAAGCGGGCAGGTCTCTGTTCGGCAAGCCGTGATCTGGTTGGCTGTTCAGTGTTTGGTCGGTTTACTGGTCTTATTACAGTTCAACCTTCCCGCAATTATTGTCGGGGCTGCCAGTTTAGTTCTGGTCGCTATCTATCCGTTTGCAAAACGATTTACCTACTGGCCGCAGTTTTTTCTGGGACTTGCCTTTAACTATGGTGCCCTTTTGGGCTGGGTTGGACAAACAGGTTCCCTGTCATGGACAGCCGTCATCCTGTATGTGGGCGGCATCAGTTGGACATTAGGATATGACACGATTTACGCGCATCAGGACAAAGAAGACGATATCCTCATCGGTGTCAAATCGACGGCCCTTAAATTTGGCAATCAAACGACAGATTGGCTGTTTGGTTTTTATCTGATCACCTTGCTTAGCCTTACGCTCTGTGGATGGCTGAACGATCTGTCAGTGTTATTCTACATTGGGATCGCCGGTGCGGGCGCCCATCTGTTATGGCAAATACGATATCTGGATATTGACAATTCTGATCGATGCCTGATGTTGTTTAAATCCAATAAAATATTTGGTGCAATTGTACTTTTCGCTATTGTGGCTGGCAATTTCCAAATCCTGGACTAA
- a CDS encoding UbiD family decarboxylase — protein sequence MSFSSMRDFMALLEKEGKLVRVKEPVSTNLEMTEIQTRLLAEEGPAVLFENVVDETGKPSSMPVLVNLFGTVDRVAMGMNRKPEQLREVGETLAFLRQPEPPEGIREAMGMLPVLKTVMNMRPKTVRSAPCQDIVLTGEDINLDDLPIQTCWPGEPAPLITWPLVVTKGPGNEKSDDFNLGIYRMQKLDKNKTIMRWLKHRGGAQHHQRWGQSKQEPLPAAIVIGADPGTILAAVTPIPDNLSEYQFAGLLSGKKQELVDCKTVPLKVPANSEIVLEGFVSLDDYADEGPYGDHTGYYNSVEQFPVFTITAITMRKDPIYLSTFTGRPPDEPSVLGEALNELFIPLIQQQFPEIVDFWLPPEGCSYRIAVISMKKAYAGHAKRVMMGAWSYLRQFMYTKFLIIVDDDINARDWKDVMWAVSTRMDPVRDITMIEDTPIDYLDFASPKSGLGGKVAMDATNKLPPETDREWGEKIQMERDVVDRIDKIWDSLGLPGNGKSIWS from the coding sequence ATGTCTTTTTCCTCTATGAGAGATTTTATGGCCCTTCTTGAAAAAGAGGGCAAATTGGTGCGCGTAAAAGAGCCCGTCTCGACTAATCTGGAAATGACCGAGATACAAACCCGCCTTCTTGCCGAAGAAGGCCCTGCCGTTTTATTTGAAAATGTCGTTGATGAAACGGGTAAACCCTCTTCAATGCCTGTGCTGGTAAACCTGTTTGGCACGGTCGACAGGGTTGCCATGGGGATGAACCGAAAGCCCGAACAACTCCGCGAAGTTGGCGAAACACTGGCTTTTCTGCGCCAGCCTGAACCCCCTGAGGGTATACGCGAGGCAATGGGAATGTTGCCGGTCTTGAAAACGGTTATGAATATGCGGCCCAAGACCGTACGTTCCGCCCCCTGCCAGGACATTGTTCTGACCGGCGAGGACATCAATCTTGATGATCTGCCCATTCAGACCTGCTGGCCCGGAGAGCCGGCCCCATTGATCACTTGGCCGCTAGTTGTAACGAAAGGTCCCGGCAACGAGAAAAGCGACGATTTCAACCTTGGCATTTACCGGATGCAGAAGCTGGACAAAAACAAAACCATCATGCGCTGGCTGAAACATCGCGGGGGGGCTCAGCACCACCAAAGATGGGGCCAATCAAAGCAGGAGCCATTGCCAGCAGCGATTGTCATTGGTGCCGACCCCGGAACAATCCTCGCCGCGGTTACGCCAATCCCGGACAATCTCTCTGAATATCAATTTGCCGGACTTCTGTCTGGTAAAAAACAGGAGCTCGTGGATTGTAAAACGGTCCCGCTGAAAGTCCCGGCAAATTCGGAAATTGTTCTGGAAGGGTTTGTATCGCTTGATGACTATGCGGACGAAGGTCCTTATGGGGATCACACCGGCTATTACAATTCCGTAGAGCAATTTCCGGTCTTTACGATCACGGCCATTACAATGCGCAAAGACCCTATCTATCTTTCTACCTTCACAGGGCGCCCGCCAGACGAACCGAGCGTGCTGGGGGAAGCCTTGAATGAGCTTTTTATCCCGCTCATTCAACAGCAGTTCCCGGAAATTGTTGATTTCTGGCTACCGCCTGAAGGGTGCAGCTATCGGATCGCCGTAATTTCGATGAAAAAAGCGTATGCCGGTCATGCAAAGCGCGTCATGATGGGGGCCTGGTCCTATCTGAGACAATTCATGTACACCAAGTTCTTGATTATCGTTGACGACGATATCAATGCGCGGGACTGGAAGGATGTTATGTGGGCGGTTTCGACCCGCATGGATCCAGTGCGAGATATTACCATGATCGAAGACACGCCCATTGATTATCTGGACTTTGCTTCCCCAAAATCTGGCCTTGGCGGCAAGGTTGCAATGGATGCGACCAATAAGCTCCCACCGGAAACCGACCGGGAATGGGGCGAAAAAATCCAGATGGAGAGAGACGTCGTCGACAGGATTGATAAAATCTGGGATAGCCTTGGACTGCCCGGTAACGGCAAATCGATCTGGTCCTAA
- a CDS encoding 16S rRNA (uracil(1498)-N(3))-methyltransferase yields MAPKISSVRLYVEASLGLDAGIILDRPQAHYVGNVMRKQVGDPVVLFNGRDGEWFGELQEVRKNQALVHVKSCLREQTPEPDIILYFAPLKKIPTALVVQKATELGVSQLAPVQTARTNADKIKHDKMVLQAIEAAEQSERLSVPEICKLEKLSAVLKHRDLDRPLIFCNERLDKKAPLEQLADLKKFGKWAVLIGPEGGFSEEEVSQIMASENVRAIGLGPRILRAETAVMASLTLLQAVCGDWN; encoded by the coding sequence ATGGCCCCTAAAATTTCTTCAGTGAGACTGTATGTTGAAGCGTCACTCGGTTTGGACGCGGGCATTATTTTGGACCGACCACAGGCCCATTATGTTGGTAATGTCATGCGAAAACAGGTCGGCGATCCAGTTGTTTTGTTCAACGGCCGGGATGGGGAATGGTTTGGTGAGTTGCAGGAAGTTCGAAAGAACCAAGCCCTTGTTCATGTGAAGTCCTGCCTAAGAGAGCAGACGCCCGAACCTGATATCATCCTGTATTTTGCGCCCTTGAAAAAGATCCCGACAGCGCTGGTTGTGCAAAAAGCAACGGAACTGGGGGTGTCGCAACTGGCGCCTGTTCAGACGGCTCGTACCAATGCGGATAAGATCAAGCATGATAAAATGGTGCTTCAGGCGATTGAAGCGGCAGAGCAGTCGGAACGGTTGTCTGTTCCTGAAATCTGTAAACTGGAAAAGCTTTCAGCCGTTTTAAAGCATCGGGATCTGGACCGTCCGTTGATTTTCTGTAATGAGCGGCTGGATAAGAAGGCGCCTCTGGAACAATTGGCGGACCTTAAAAAATTCGGGAAATGGGCGGTGCTGATCGGCCCGGAAGGAGGGTTCTCTGAGGAGGAGGTTTCACAGATCATGGCGTCTGAAAATGTTCGTGCGATTGGCCTGGGGCCTAGGATTTTACGGGCTGAAACAGCGGTGATGGCCAGCTTGACACTTTTACAGGCGGTTTGTGGCGATTGGAATTGA
- a CDS encoding TldD/PmbA family protein: MSDHKANEQNSLNILDDLVRKARAKGADAADAVRVQGTSTSVAYRLGEIEEIERSEAHDLGLRVLIGKQQAFVSSNDTDAGVLDALVDRALDMARNMPEDAYCGLADPELLAREFPELDLYDPSTQSAEELTETAKQAEEAALAVSGVTNSEGASASFGHSSIALATSDGFTGSYSSSSHSVGISVIAGEGTGMERDYDYDSKRHLEELRNAADVGRTAGERTVKNINPRKMPSAKVPVIFSNRVSSSIVGHLAGAVSGASVARGTSFLKDHMDKQVFKPEISIIDDPHRRRGAASKPFDGEGVKNSRIDLIEDGVLKNWILNSATAKQLGLQSNGRASRGTSSPPGSSTTNLYMEAGSLSHDDLIKDIKSGLYITSLIGFGVNGVTGDYSRGASGFWIENGEILFPVSELTVAGNLKDMFLNLTPANDLEFKFGTNAPTLRIDGMMVAGT, from the coding sequence ATGTCTGATCATAAAGCCAACGAACAAAATTCACTGAACATTCTGGATGACCTTGTCAGAAAGGCACGTGCAAAAGGAGCCGATGCTGCTGATGCCGTCCGTGTGCAGGGCACGTCAACCAGTGTGGCATACCGTTTAGGTGAAATTGAAGAGATCGAAAGATCAGAAGCCCACGATCTTGGTCTGCGTGTCCTGATCGGCAAACAGCAGGCTTTTGTGTCTTCCAACGACACGGATGCCGGTGTTCTGGACGCCTTGGTCGATCGCGCACTGGATATGGCGCGCAACATGCCAGAAGATGCCTATTGCGGCTTGGCAGACCCTGAGCTGCTTGCCAGGGAATTCCCAGAACTCGATCTATATGATCCCTCGACCCAGTCTGCCGAGGAACTGACGGAAACTGCGAAGCAAGCTGAAGAAGCCGCGCTTGCTGTTTCTGGCGTGACCAACTCCGAAGGGGCCAGCGCATCCTTTGGTCATTCATCTATCGCCCTTGCAACATCAGATGGCTTTACCGGATCTTATTCGTCTTCCAGCCATTCCGTAGGAATTTCGGTGATCGCCGGCGAGGGAACCGGTATGGAGCGCGACTACGACTATGATAGCAAACGTCATCTGGAAGAGTTACGAAATGCCGCTGACGTTGGTCGTACAGCAGGAGAACGCACGGTCAAAAACATAAACCCACGCAAAATGCCGAGTGCTAAAGTGCCGGTTATTTTCAGCAATCGTGTATCCAGCAGCATTGTTGGGCATCTGGCGGGTGCGGTTTCTGGCGCATCGGTTGCCCGCGGCACCAGCTTTTTGAAAGATCATATGGATAAACAGGTCTTCAAGCCTGAAATTTCCATCATCGATGATCCGCATCGCCGGCGCGGTGCAGCATCAAAGCCCTTTGATGGCGAAGGTGTGAAAAATAGCCGAATTGACCTGATTGAAGACGGTGTTCTCAAAAACTGGATCTTAAACAGCGCAACGGCCAAGCAGCTTGGATTGCAATCCAATGGCCGGGCGTCACGGGGCACCTCTTCCCCTCCAGGCTCGTCAACAACCAATCTGTATATGGAAGCTGGTTCATTGAGCCATGACGACCTGATCAAGGACATCAAATCAGGTTTGTATATTACCAGCCTTATCGGTTTCGGCGTGAATGGGGTGACAGGCGATTATAGCCGCGGCGCATCTGGCTTCTGGATTGAAAATGGAGAAATCCTGTTTCCTGTATCTGAACTCACTGTTGCCGGTAATCTGAAGGATATGTTCCTTAATTTGACACCCGCCAACGATCTGGAATTCAAATTTGGAACCAATGCGCCAACATTGAGAATTGATGGAATGATGGTTGCAGGAACGTGA